DNA from Actinomycetota bacterium:
ATTTCGACTCCACCACGGAGGCGTTCGAGTTCGACGGCGTGACCCCTGTGGTGCGCGACATCGCGCTCACGCCGATGCCGCCATCTGTCACCGGCACGGTCACCGACGCTGTGACCGGCTTGCCCCTCGAGGGGGCATTTGTCGAGGCCGAACAACGTCTTGAGGATGGGACCTGGCACTGGGTGGACTGGGCGCAGACCGGCGCTGACGGCACCTACGCTCTCTATCTTCCCGACGCTGGCACCTACCGAGTCACCGCTAGTGCGCTTTCCCACATCCCTTCCACCACGGAGTCTCTCGAGTTCGACGGCGTGACCCCTGTGGTGCGCGACATCGCGCTCGAGCGTCTCACCTACACTCTTACCTACATAGCAGGCGAGGGCGGCACCATATCGGGAGCCCCCACACAAACAGTCACGCACGGCTCTAGTGGCACTACTGTCACGGCCGTCCCTAGCGCAGGCTTTAGGTTCGTCCAGTGGTCAGATGGGCTTACGACCGCCACCCGCACCGACACTGACGTCATCGCAAACGTGAGTGTGACAGCTCAGTTTGAGCAGATACCACCGCCTTCTATCCCCGTAGAAGGCCGCACGCGCTTTGACACCGCAGTGGACGCGTCTGTTGAAGCCTACCCTGACGGTCTAAACCCCTTGGGCGCTCGCACCGTCGTCATCGCTACCGGACGTGACTTCCCCGACGCGCTCGGCGGCACAGCGCTTGCCGGCGCACTCGACGGACCGGTGCTCCTTGTAGAGCCGACAAGCATCCCTGCCGCTGTGATGGCCGAGATCAGGCGCCTTGGTGCTGCGAGAGCCATCATTCTCGGCGGCACTGGCGCGGTTGGCCCGGGTGTGGAAAGCACGCTAAGGACCGAGCTTGGCGCAGGTAATGTCTCTCGCATCAGGGGCGACGACCGCTATGCGACGGCAGATGCTGTTGCAGCTGAAGTAAGAAAGCTCCTCGGGGCGAACTATGACGGCCGCGTATTCGTGGCGACCGGCGGCAACTTCCCCGATGCGCTCGCCGCAGCCCCGCTCGCCGCAGCCAACAAGTGGCCGATCTACCTTGCGCATCCACGCACGGGACTCTCGGCTGCCACCAGAGCCGCGATGAACGGTGTGACCGACGTCGTGATCTTAGGCGGCACCGGTGTGGTG
Protein-coding regions in this window:
- a CDS encoding cell wall-binding repeat-containing protein, with protein sequence FDSTTEAFEFDGVTPVVRDIALTPMPPSVTGTVTDAVTGLPLEGAFVEAEQRLEDGTWHWVDWAQTGADGTYALYLPDAGTYRVTASALSHIPSTTESLEFDGVTPVVRDIALERLTYTLTYIAGEGGTISGAPTQTVTHGSSGTTVTAVPSAGFRFVQWSDGLTTATRTDTDVIANVSVTAQFEQIPPPSIPVEGRTRFDTAVDASVEAYPDGLNPLGARTVVIATGRDFPDALGGTALAGALDGPVLLVEPTSIPAAVMAEIRRLGAARAIILGGTGAVGPGVESTLRTELGAGNVSRIRGDDRYATADAVAAEVRKLLGANYDGRVFVATGGNFPDALAAAPLAAANKWPIYLAHPRTGLSAATRAAMNGVTDVVILGGTGVVSLATENYLDGRFGANRVERLHGRDRYKTAVAISSWAVANAGHTWNRVGITNSRNFPDALAGGVLQGKAGSVMLLTPSASLNPDTKAALEANRAAIDTVTFFGGAGAVSPAVRAEVLRALE